In Psychrobacter sp. P11G3, a single genomic region encodes these proteins:
- a CDS encoding Smr/MutS family protein: protein MSNSLFSKEMQDQLKELKGQLSKGRDTNSPEGENQKPTEPVSLPTQKQVKKTVKQLDSEHIDDDKVLFMQAMHGVNQLEDKNVRSPASAARAGKPDAATLSKRAAAQGSEASDLGAGLSDMQALLNPVAAEAYLSYKQPTLQNKIFDQLKKGKLRWYDAVDIHGCTIEEAREAMTQLLSQAKQKNETMVKIVHGKGSEAILKTCINGWLRQLPEVLAFCSAPPKDGGNGAVLVLLKKPKADGE from the coding sequence ATGTCAAACTCTCTGTTTTCAAAAGAAATGCAAGACCAGCTCAAAGAACTCAAAGGCCAGCTGAGCAAAGGCCGTGATACCAATTCACCTGAAGGTGAGAATCAAAAGCCAACTGAACCGGTATCGCTACCGACTCAAAAGCAAGTAAAAAAGACGGTTAAGCAGCTAGATAGTGAACATATCGATGACGATAAAGTTCTATTTATGCAAGCCATGCATGGTGTCAATCAGCTAGAAGACAAAAATGTCCGCTCACCTGCCAGCGCAGCTAGAGCAGGTAAACCTGATGCAGCGACACTATCAAAACGTGCTGCAGCTCAAGGTAGTGAAGCCAGTGATCTAGGCGCAGGCTTGTCAGATATGCAAGCACTACTGAACCCTGTCGCTGCTGAAGCTTATTTGTCTTATAAGCAGCCTACACTGCAAAATAAAATCTTTGATCAGCTCAAAAAAGGCAAGCTGCGTTGGTATGATGCGGTAGATATCCATGGCTGTACGATAGAAGAAGCTCGCGAAGCGATGACTCAACTATTGAGCCAAGCCAAGCAGAAAAACGAAACTATGGTAAAAATCGTCCATGGTAAAGGTAGTGAAGCGATTTTAAAAACCTGTATCAATGGCTGGTTGCGTCAATTGCCAGAAGTATTAGCTTTTTGCTCTGCGCCACCAAAAGATGGTGGTAACGGTGCTGTACTAGTACTACTTAAAAAACCTAAAGCAGATGGCGAATAG
- a CDS encoding DNA-3-methyladenine glycosylase family protein — protein MSIHTIENTNELERQIATLITIEPRFAPVHKQVGTPNLRHNAGGFEQLMRAMVGQQLSVAAAASIWKRLVDAELITPQAIREATDDTLKTQGLSKQKTRYVRSLVDHDIDFAALETFPNEEVITTLTAVTGIGRWTAEMYLLFSLKRADILAVDDLAIKVAAMELLGLAERPTPKQLKDLTQHWSPCRSAASLLLWSYYGSLRDKTAVPL, from the coding sequence ATGAGCATACATACTATTGAAAACACCAACGAACTAGAAAGGCAGATTGCTACACTGATTACCATTGAACCAAGGTTTGCTCCTGTGCATAAGCAGGTTGGCACACCTAACCTTAGGCATAACGCAGGTGGGTTTGAGCAGTTGATGAGAGCGATGGTAGGTCAGCAGTTATCAGTTGCCGCCGCTGCCAGTATTTGGAAACGGTTGGTTGATGCAGAATTGATCACCCCGCAAGCTATACGTGAAGCGACAGACGATACTTTGAAGACACAGGGATTGTCCAAGCAGAAAACTCGTTATGTACGCTCTTTAGTGGATCATGATATAGACTTTGCAGCGTTAGAAACCTTTCCAAATGAAGAAGTCATAACAACCTTGACAGCTGTGACAGGCATTGGGCGCTGGACAGCTGAGATGTATTTACTATTTTCACTAAAACGTGCAGACATACTCGCTGTCGATGATTTAGCCATTAAAGTTGCAGCCATGGAGTTGTTAGGCTTAGCAGAGCGCCCAACACCCAAGCAGCTAAAAGACTTAACTCAGCACTGGTCACCTTGTCGCAGTGCTGCCAGTCTATTGCTTTGGTCGTACTACGGCTCATTACGTGATAAAACTGCAGTACCTTTATGA